The nucleotide sequence GACCAGCCTGGATCCCAAGATCTGGCCGGAGCAGTTCGGCCGCGATGACGAGGGCACGCTCACCGTCTCGGGCATCCCCACCACCGCACTGGCCGAGCACTACGGCACCGCGCTCTACGTGGTCTCCGAGGACGCCTTCCGCCAGCGAGCAGCACAGTTCCGCACGGCCTTCCAGGACGCCTTCGCCGCGATCGGCGCGGAGGCCTCCGTCTACTACGCCGGCAAGGCCTTCCTGACCCCGGAGATCGCACGCTGGGTGCAGGAGGAGGGCCTCAACCTCGACACGGCCTCCGGCGGCGAGATGGCCGCAGGGCTGCGCGGCGGCATGCCGCCCGAGCGCATGGCGCTGCACGGCAACAACAAGTCCGCCGCGGAGATCACCATGGCGCTGGACGCCGGCGTGGGCCGCATCGTCGTGGACTCCCTGCAGGAGATCGAGCTCGTCGGGCGACTGGCCCGCACGCTCGGGGTGAAGGCGCCGGTGATGATCCGGGTGACCCCGGGCATCCATGCCGAGACCCACGAGTTCATCGCGACCGCGCACGAGGACCAGAAGTTCGGGCTCTCCATGGCCGCAGAGGACGGAGAGTCCCCGGCGCTGCACGCCATCAGCGGCTGCGTGGCGCACCCGGACATCGAGCTGATGGGCCTGCACTGCCACATCGGCTCGCAGATCTTCGCCGCCGGCGGCTTCGCCCAGGCCGCCGATCGCGTGCTCGGGCTCATGGGAGAGGTCGAGCGCCGCTTCGGCGTCACGCTGCCGCAGCTGGATCTCGGCGGCGGCTACGGCATCGGCTACACCGCCGCAGATGCTCCCCGCCCGGCCGCGGCCGTCGCCCAGGACATCGCCCGGGCCGTCCAGGAGTCCTGCCGGCGGCTGGGCCTGCAGATCCCGCACCTTTCCGTCGAGCCGGGCCGCTCGATCACCGGTCCCGCCGGGATCAGCCTCTACACCGTGGGGACCTGCAAGTCCGTCACGGTCCGGGACGGACTGCGCCGCCGGTACCTCTCGGTCGACGGCGGCATGTCGGACAATGCCCGCCCCGTGCTCTACGGCGCGGACTACTCGGTGGTCGTGGCCGACCGTGCCGAGGAGCATCGCGGGCAGGCCCCCGCGCTGTCCCGCGTGGTCGGCAAGCACTGCGAGTCCGGCGACATCCTGGTGCACAGCGCCTACCTGCCCGAGGGCGTGCGCGCCGGCGACCTGCTGGCCGTTCCCGCCACCGGCGCGTACTGCTGGGCGCTGTCCAGCAACTACAACTGGCTGCCGCGTCCGGGCGTGGTCGCGGTGCGCACTGTCGACGGCATCCCCGAGGCCCGGCTGATCGTGCGCGGCGAGACGGAGGAGGACCTCTTCGTCCGCGACGTCTCCCAGGACCCCGAGGCCTCCCGCCCGCTGCGCCTCGGCGAGCGCTGAAGTCCCGCAGCACCCGACCACCCGAACGCCCCGACCCCACCCGTCTGGAGCCTCCACGTGACCCACGCACCCGACACCCGTCCTGACGTCGTCCGGATCGCCCTGCTCGGCGCCGGCAATGTCGGCGCCGAGGTAGCCCGCGTCCTGCTCGAGCAGCCCGAGGAGCTGGCCCGTCGCATCGGTGCCCGACCCGAGCTGATCGGCATCGCCGTGCGCGACACCTCCGCCCAGCGCACCGTCGAGCTGCCGCAGCAGCTGCTGACCACCGACGCCGAGTCGCTGATCGACACCGCCGACGCGGTCGTCGAGCTGACCGGCGGCATCGAACCGGCCCGCACCCGGATCCTGCGCGCGCTGAATGCGGGCAAGCCCGTGGTCAGCGGCAACAAGGCGCTGCTGGCCCGGCACGGACAGGAGCTGCACGAGGCGGCCGAGGCCTCCGGGACCACCCTGAACTACGAGGCCGCCGTGGCCGGGGCCATCCCGATCGTGCGCCCGGTGCTCGAGTCGCTGTCCGGGGACCGCATCCGCCGCGTGCTCGGCATCATGAACGGCACGACCAACTACATCCTCGACCAGATGGACACCACCGGGGCCTCGTTCGACGACGCCCTGGCCGAGGCCCAGCGCCTGGGCTTCGCGGAGGCCGATCCCACAGCTGATGTGGAGGGCCATGACGCCGCCGCCAAGGTCGCGATCCTGGGCGGGCTGGCCTTCCACTCGTGGTACACGATCGACGACGTCTACTGCCGGGGCATCCGCGGGATCACCGCAGAGGACGTCGAGGCCGCGCGCTCCGCGGGCTTCGTGATCAAGCTGCTCGGCGTGGCCGAGCGGGTCTCCTCGGGCGTGAACCTGCGCGTGGTGCCGACCATGATCCCGCGCACCCACCCCCTGGCCAGCGTCCACGGCGGTTACAACGCGGTGTTCGTGGAGGCCGACGGCGCCGAGGAGCTCATGTTCTACGGCCCCGGTGCCGGCGGCGGGCCCACCGCCTCTGCCGTGCTCGGGGATCTGGTCTCGGCCCTGCGCCGCGTCGTGGCCGGAGGACCGGGCATCGGCCCGGTCGTGCACGCGGGCCTGCCGGCCACCGGCGTCGACGACGTCCAGACCAGCTTCTCCCTGACCCTGCTGTGCCCCGATCAGACCGGGGTGCTCGCGGCGGTGGCCGGGGTGTTCGCCGAGCACGGCGTCTCGGTCTCGACCATGCGCCAGGACGACGTCCGCGACGATCCCCGCCGCCCCGGGGAGGACCTGGCCGAGATCCGCATCGTGACGCACCGGGCCCGCAACGCGGACCTCGTGCGCACCGTCGAGGCCGTGCGCGGCCTGGACGTGGTCTACGACCTCTCCGGGCTCATCCGGGTCGAGGCCGACGACTGAGCACGGATTCGTCCGCAGCCGCACGGGCCGGCGGACCCGCGAGTCCGACGGGCCCCAGCGGCCCCGGCACGACAACGCAGTGACAACCCCGCGGCACCGCCCACCGGGCGAGGCAGCCGCAGCGAAGCGAGGAGCAGCAATGGCACATCAGTGGCAGGGCGTCATCAACGAGTACCGCGACCGCCTTCCGGTCACCGATTCCACCCCCGTCGTCTCGATGGGCGAGGGCGGCACCCCGCTGATCCGCGCCCGCGCGCTGTCCGAGCTGACCGGCTGCGAGGTCTGGGTCAAGTTCGAGGGCATGAACCCCACCGGCTCCTTCAAGGACCGCGGCATGACCATGGCCATCACCAAGGCCAAGGAGGAAGGCGCCAAGGCGGTCGTGTGCGCCTCGACCGGCAACACCTCCGCCTCCGCCGCGGCCTACGCCAAGCAGGCCGGCATGCGCTGCGCCGTGCTGGTGCCCGAGGGCAAGATCTCCATGGGCAAGATGGCCCAGGCCGTTGCCCACGGCGCCGACATCATCCAGATCAACGGCAACTTCGACAACTGCCTCGAGGTCGCGCGCAAGCTCTCTGAGTCCTACCCGGTCTTCCTGGTCAATTCCGTGAACCCGTACCGGATTCAGGGGCAGAAGACCGGCGCCTTCGAGGTCGTCGACGCCCTGGGCGATGCTCCGGACCTGCACATCCTGCCGGTCGGCAACGCGGGCAACATCACCGCGTACTGGAAGGGCTACCAGGAGTACGCCGCCGAGTTCACCAACGACCAGGGCGACGTCCTGCCGGCCGTGGCCACGAAGACCCCCACCATGTGGGGCTTCCAGGCCGAGGGCTCGGCGCCGCTGGTGGCCGGGCATCCGATCGATGACCCGGACACCGTGGCCACCGCGATCCGCATCGGCAACCCCGCCTCGTGGGACACCGCGATCGCCGCGCGCGACGACTCCGGAGGACTGATCGAGGCCGTCTCGGATACCGAGATCATCGCCGCTCAGCGCTTCCTGTCCTCGCGCGATGGCGTGTTCGTGGAGCCCGGCTCCGCCGCCGGCGTGGCGGGCCTGATCATGAAGCACGAGCAGGGCCAGGTCCCTGCCGGTGCGCGGATCGTCATCACGGTGACGGGCCACGGTCTCAAGGACCCGCAGTGGGCCGTGAAGGGCGCTGAGGCCGAGGACCCGCATGCCGCCGAGCCGGTGCGCGTGGACTTCGACGTCGTGTCCGTCGCCTCCGCTCTGGGCCTCGAGTGAGCCCCGTGGCGCGTCGCGACTGGCGCGAGGTCCTGGTCCCGGGGCGCTCCGTGGCCGTGAGCGTCCCGGCCTCGACCGGCAACGTGGGCCCCGGCTTCGACACCCTGGGCCTGGCCCTGGAGCACCGCGACGAGATCGAGCTCACCGTCCTGGAATCGGGCCTGGAGTTCGAGCTGCAGGGGGAGGGCTCCGAGTCCGTGCCCCGCACGGAGGACCACCTCCTGGTGCGCGCCGTCCGCGCCGCCTGGCGCGCGGCAGGCCTTCAGGAGCAGCCCGGCATGCGGATCGTGGCGCGCAACCGCGTCCCCCACGGCCGCGGCATGGGCTCCTCGGCCGCCTGCGCGGTGGCGGGAGTGGTGGCCGGCAACGCCCTGCTCGCCGAGCAGCAGCGCCTCGACGAGGACGCCGTCTTCCAGGTCTGCGCCGGCATGGAGGGTCATCCGGACAACGTGGCTCCGGCCCTCTACGGCGGCCTGACGATCTCGTGGGGCGAGCCCGGGGCCTGGCGGACGGCCCCCGTGGACGTGCTGCCGGAGATCGTGCCGATCGTGGCGATCCCCAACTACGAGGTCTCCACGGCGCTGGCGCGCTCGCTGCTGCCCCAGACGGTCGACCACCGCGAGGCGGCCCGCAACGCCGGGCGCTGCGCCCTGCTGATCGACGCCATGTCGCATCGCCCCGAGCACCTGATGCCCGCCACCGCCGACAGCCTGCACCAGCCCTTCCGCGCACCGGCCATGGAGCCCAGCGCGGCCCTGGTGGCCGCGCTGCGGGAGCAGGGGCACGCCGCGCTGATCTCGGGAGCCGGACCCACCGTTCTGGTGCTCTCCGATTCCGCGCCTTCCGCTGATGCCGCGGAGAAGGCCATCGGCGAGCTCGCCGCGCACCAGGGCCCGGGCAGCGAGCACGTCACCTGGCGTGTTCTGCGCCTGTCCGTGCCTCAGCAGGGTGCTAAGGTGAGCGAGCATCCATACAGCATCTAGGATGCGCACGGGCGTTCGAGCCCGCTCCAGCAGACCGAGGTCCGCCGGGGGTGCTCGTAGTCTCCGCCCGACCCGACGCAAGCCCCGCCTGCTCCGGCAGGAAGGCTCGTCCAGTCTCCATCGCGATATCGCCCTCGGCACGGCCTGCGTGCATGCCGTCGGGCGGGCATCTCATCGGATGGGGGCTCCGTCGGCGAGATCGTCGCCATCTGCAGCGCGATCAGGCCCGCAGCTAGCGGCCCGCCACCATGCACAAGAGGTCCGGCGTCTGAGTGCCGAGGCCTTCCACCGAGGGAGAAGGAAACCTTCGTGACCGAATCCACCGACCTGACCTCAGGTACGGATCAGAACTCCGAGCAGAACCAGGGCACCGGCCTCTCGGGCCTCAAGCTGGCTCAGCTGCAGGCCCTCGCCGCGCAGCTGGGCATCACCGGGGCTCGCCGCATGCGCAAGTCGCTGCTGGTCGACGCCATCCAAGCGCATCAGCGCGGCGGCGCCGTCGCCGAGCGCGATGTCGAGGTGGCCGAGAAGATCGAGAAGACCGCGCAGCGCGCCGCCGCCAAGGCCCAGGGCGATGACGCCTCCTCGGCCCAGGCGGGGGAGCCGGAGGTGGAGCCCGAGGCGGGCGATCTGCCGAAGGTCTCCGCGCGCACCGGCCGCGGCCGCCGCTCCTCGGGCTCCGAAGGCTCGCAGGGCGAGCAACAGGGCCAGGACCGCGAGAGCCAGTCCGGCTCGGAGTCCGGGCAGGACACCCCGTCGGGCGATGACTCCCAGCAGCGCTCCGAGGGCGGGCGCCCCTCCCGCTCCCAGCGACGCGGCCGGGGGCGTCAATCCGACTCGGACGATCAGGGCGCTCAGAACAGCGCCGGCCAGAGCAACGGCGGTCACGGCGGCGGCCACGACGACTCCGAGTCCTCGGACGAGGGCGGGCGCCGTCACAACGGCCAGAACGACGGCGGCGGCCGCGGCAGGGGCCGCGGCAAGGGCCAGGGCGGCCAGAACGACGGCGGCCAGCAGGGCGGCAAGGGCCAGAACAGCCAGAACGACGGCGGCAAGGGCCAGAACGGCCAGGGCGGCAAGCAGCAGTCCAAGCGCCAGGGCGGCAGCGACCAGAACGGCGACGACGATGGCGGCTCGCGCCGCAGCCGTCGCAACCGCGGCCGCAATGATCGCAACGACCGCAACGAGCGCCGGAACAACCGTCGCAACCGCGGCGGCAACGGCCCCGAGGTCGATGACACGGAGCTGACCGAGGACGACGTCCTGCTGCCCGTGGCCGGCATCCTGGATGTGCTGGACAACTACGCCTTCGTGCGGACCTCCGGCTACCTGCCCGGCCCGAACGACGTCTACGTCTCGCTGGCCCAGGTCAAGAAGAACAACCTGCGCAAGGGCGACGCCGTCGTCGGCGCCATCCGCGCCCCGCGCGAGGGCGAGGAGAACCAGCGCGGCCAGCGCCAGAAGTTCAACGCCCTGGTGCAGCTGACCAGCGTCAACGGCAAGAAGCCGGAGGATCAGGGCGATCGCACCGAGTTCTCCAAGCTCGTGCCGCTCTACCCGCAGGAGCGCCTGCGCCTGGAGACCGAGCCCAAGAAGGTCGGCCCGCGAGTGGTCGATCTGGTCTCGCCGATCGGCAAGGGCCAGCGCGGCCTGATCGTCTCCCCGCCCAAGGCGGGCAAGACGCTGATGCTGCAGTCGATCGCCAACGCGATCACCACGAACAACCCCGAGGTCCACCTCATGATGGTGCTCGTGGACGAGCGCCCCGAGGAGGTCACAGACATGCAGCGCACGGTGAAGGGCGAGGTCATCGCCTCGACCTTCGACCGTCCCGCGGACGACCACACCACCGTGGCCGAGCTGGCCATCGAGCGCGCCAAGCGCCTCGTGGAGCTGGGCATGGACGTGGTGGTGCTGCTGGATTCCATGACCCGCCTGGGCCGTGCGTACAACCTGTCGGCTCCGGCCTCCGGGCGCATCCTCTCCGGCGGCGTGGACTCGGCGGCGCTGTACCCGCCCAAGCGCTTCTTCGGCGCCGCGCGCAACATCGAGAACGGCGGCTCACTGACCATCCTCGCCACCGCGCTGGTGGAGACCGGGTCCAAGATGGACGAGGTCATCTTCGAGGAGTTCAAGGGCACCGGAAACATGGAGCTGCGCCTGTCCCGTCAGCTGGCGGACAAGCGCATCTTCCCCGCCGTGGACGTCAACTCCTCGGGCACCCGTCGCGAGGAGAACCTCATGGGCGCCGATGAGCTGAAGATCATGTGGAAGCTGCGTCGAGTGCTCTCGAGCCTGGATCAGCAGCAGGCCCTCGAGCTGCTGACCTCCAAGCTGCGCGACACCCAGTCGAACGCCGAGTTCCTCATGCAGGTCCAGAAGACCACGCTGAACGTCAAGGCGGACGACGACCGCTGAGGTCCCTCGCGACCAGCCCCGGGGTCCGCTCGACGAGCGGTCCTCGGGGTTGAGTCGTCCTGCGTCCGTCGACCGGTCGCATGCCATCCCCGCCCGGCGACCGCCGTCGCCCGGCCCGCAGCCCCTCAGGAGAGCGCGAACCCGTGACCGAGATCGAAGCCCGTGAGGGTACCGGGCCCTTGGAGGCGATCCTCCAGGAGCACGAGCAGCTGCAAAAGCGCCTTGCGGATCCGTCCGTGCATGCCGACCAGCTGCTGGCCCGTCGGCTCAATCGCCGCTATGCGGAGCTGGACCGGGTGGTGGGCGCCCATCGGGACCTGCAGGCCCTGCGCGAGGGCCTGGAGGCGGCCCGCGAGCTGGCACCTGAGGCCCCCGAATTCGCCGCGGAGGCCGAGCAGCTGCAGGGCCGGATCGACCCGGCCCGCGAGCGGCTGCGCCGGCTGCTGATCCCGCGGGACCCGGACGACGCCCGTGACGCCATCCTGGAGATCAAGGCGGGGGAGGGCGGTGCGGAGGCCGCGCTGTTCGCCGGCGATCTGCTGCGCATGTACCTGCGCTTCGCGGAGTCCCAGGGCTGGAAGACCGAGGTCCTCAGCGACACCCCCGCTGACCTGGGCGGGCACAAGGACGTCCAGATCGCGGTCAAGGGACGCTCCCAGGACCCGGCCGAGGGCGTGTGGGCCAAGCTCAAGTACGAGGGCGGCGTGCACCGCGTCCAGCGGGTCCCGGCCACCGAGTCGCAGGGCAGGATCCACACCTCCGCCGCCGGCGTGCTGGCCTTCCCCGAGGTCGATGCCCCGGAGGAGGTCGAGATCACCCAGAACGACCTGAAGATCGACGTCTACCGCTCCTCGGGCCCCGGCGGGCAGTCCGTGAACACGACCGACTCGGCGGTGCGGATCACCCATCTGCCCACGGGGATCGTCGTGGCCATGCAGAACGAGAAGTCCCAGCTGCAGAACAAGGAGGCGGCCATGCGCGTGCTGCGCGCGCGCATCCTGGCCCACCAGCAGGAGCAGCTCGACGCCGAGGCCTCCCAGGCCCGGCGCAGCCAGGTGCGCACGATGGACCGCTCCGAGCGGGTGCGCACGTACAACTTCCCCGAGAACCGCATCGCCGATCACCGCACCGGCTACAAGGCCTACAACCTCGACGCCGTCCTGGACGGAGCGCTCGGGCCCGTGATCGAATCCGCGATCGAGCTGGACGAGCAGCACCGGCTCCAGCAGATCGGCCAGGGCGCCGGCGCCCAGGACCTCGGCTGATGGCCGAGACGCTCGCCCAGGCGCTGCGCCGGGCCACGGCACGGCTCGAGCGGGCGGGGGTGCCCGCTGCGGAGGCCGATGCCGTGCAGCTGGCCGGGCACCTGCTGGGACTGCAGCGCGGGGAGGTCGCCGCGCGCGCCATCATCGGCGCGGACGCGCCCAAGGGCCTCGACGAGCTGGTCGAGAGGCGCGCGGCCCGCGAGCCGCTGCAGCACATCGTGGGCACGGCCCCCTTCCGCCGCCTGGCGATCCAGGTGGGGCCGGGGGTCTTCATCCCGCGCCCGGAGACCGAGCTGCTCGTCGAGCTGCTCGTCGAGCGCCTGCGCGAGGACCAGGCGGACGGGGAGGCGCGCCCGGTAGTCGTCGACCTGTGCACCGGTTCGGGGGCGATCGCCGCCGCCGTCGCCGACGAGGTGCCCCACGCCCGGGTGCACGCGATCGAGCTCGACCCGCAGGCCCTGCACTGGGCACAGCGCAATCTCGAGGGCACCCGGGTGGACCTGCGCGAGGGCGACGCCACGCATGCTCCCGAGGATCTGCGGGGGCGCTGCGCGGCCGTGGTGAGCAATCCCCCCTATGTTCCGGCCCGCGAGCCCATCACCCAGCCGGAGGTGCTCGAGCACGATCCCGCGGCAGCGCTGTGGGGCGGTGGAGACGACGGGATGGAGATGCCGCGTCGGATCATCGCCGCGGCGGCCCAGCTCCTGCGCCCCGCCGGCTGGTGCGTGCTCGAGCACGCCGAGTCGCAGGCTGAGGACATGCAGGAGCAGATGCGCAGCTCGGGATTCGAGCAGGTGCAGCTGCATCAGGACCTGACGGGTCGGCCCAGGGCCACCAGCGGGGTCCTCGCGTGATCGGGACCGCAGGGGCCGTCGGGGGTGGAGAGGGGCGGCGGAGTGCAACAATGAACGGCGTGAACGACACTTCCAGCGATCGCCCCCAGAACCCCGACGACCTCGCAGCGCAACCCCGGGACGCCATCCCGGCCGAGGACGCCGAGCAGTCCCTGGAGGAGGCCCCCGAGAACGTCGAGCCCGAGCAGGAGGCCGAGGAGCAGGCGGAGGCGCCTGTGCCCGCGGAGTTCTTCCGCATCAAGGACGAGCGCTCGCGCGGCGCCGCTGTCGATGCCGCCCGCCGCGAGCTGGCCCGCCACCAGGTCGTCGTGATGCCCACCGACACCGTCTACGGCATCGCGGCCAACGCGTTCTCGGCCGAGGCCGTGCAGCGCCTGCTCGAGGCCAAGGGCCGCGATCGCACCATGCCCCCGCCCGTGCTCATCGCCCACAGCGGCGTGCTCGACGGGCTCGCGGACTCCGTGTCGGAGGAGGCCCGCGCCCTGGCCGGAGCCTTCTGGCCTGGCGGACTGACGCTCATCTGCCACGCGCAGGCGTCCCTGCAGTGGGATCTGGGCGAGACCCGCGGCACGGTCGCGCTGCGCGTGCCCGACGATCCCGTGGCCCAGCAGCTGCTGCAGGAGACCGGGCCGCTGGCCGTGTCCTCGGCCAACCGCACCGGCATGACAGCCGCCGTGACCGCCGAGCAGGCCCGCGAGATGCTCGGCGACTCGGTGCGCGTCTACCTGGAGGACGGCCCGCGCACCGAGGGCATGGACCCCGCTGGGGAGGACACGGCCGACGCACAGCCCGTGGCCTCGACTATCGTCGACTGCACCGGCGGCGTTCCGGTCGTCGTGCGTGACGGCCGCATCTCCCTGACCCGCCTGCGCGAGGTCGTCCCCTCGGTGATCGCCCGCGACGGCAGCAGCGCCCCGAGCGATGCCGAGGAGGAGACGGCGCAGCCCGACGCCGTCTCCTCCGCGGACGGGGAAGCCGCCGACGAGTCGTCGGTGCAGGGCCCCGGTCAGCGCAGCCAGGATGCCTCCGGCGAGCAGACCGGTCCCGATCAGGACCCCGCCGGAGCCGACGAGCCGTCCGGGCCGCAGGGCAGACCCGAGGGCTCGGGCGGCAGCACCGTCGCCGACCCGGAGATCGGGATCGTGGAGCAGGCTCGCGCCGAGCAGGATTCCGCGGCACCTGGGCCCGAGGACTTCGCAGGGGCCAGCGCCGCCACAGGGGTCTCGGCCGCAGCCGCCGTCGTGGCTGCCGGCGGAGGAGGCGGGAGGCACGGTGCACCCGACCAGAACCGCACCCGTCCGCAGCGCAGGGATCCCGAGAGCACTCGCCCGCTCGGGGTGGCGCAGGCCAGCGCGCTCGTGGCCCGCGCCGTGCCGGAGGACCAGGCGGAGGCCTCCCTGCCGCAGGCCGGGGTGGACCAGCAGCGCTGAGGCACAGGGACTGCAGCGCGAAGGGCCCGTCGGGCAGAGGAGCCGATCCTCAGCCCGACGGGCCCTTCCGCGCTCAGCGGCGAGCGCCCAGCGGCGCAGGTGCCGGATGCGTGCCGGGGCTCAGTGGCCCTGGGCCGTGTGCACGGCGCGCAGCACGGGCGTGATGGCGGGGGCGGGGAGCATGTCGTGCTCCTGGACCCAGCCGGGCACCTGCTGCTGGCCGAACCACGTGACCTCGATCCGGCGCAGCGGGCCATGCCAGCGGGACCCGGCGGCCGAGGAGATCAGATAGCCCAGGCGCACTGCCGCCCGGCACAGGACGGTGGGCAGGTGCAGAGGCTCCCGACGGCCGGCATCGCGCAGGATCGAGGCGGTCGTGGCCCCCTCCCACGGCTGCAGCACGATCCGGGGCAGCTCGCCCTTGAAGGTGCCGAGACTGGCCACGAGCTCCGCCAGGGCCTCCGAGGAGGTCACCGGGGTGTGCGCGGTGCCGTCGCCGGCCACGGAGCTCAGCGGGGTCGCGGCGAACCTGGCCAGGCGCTGGGTGGTCGAGCGTCCTCGGCCCTGGACGGAGGTCGCGCGCAGCAGCACGAGCTCGGGCAGGCCCTCGCGGGTATCGGCCTCGCGGTCCAGCACGCGCAGCAGGGCGCGCTCGGCCAGGGCCTTGGAGAACGAGTAGGGGGAGAAGGGATCCGTCTGCGTGGTCTCGTCGAGGCACGGCGTGCTGCCCTGGACCGCCGCGGTGGACAGGTGGATCACGCGGGTGACGCTCGTGCGCTCGGCCGCGGCGAGGATCAGCAGCGGCAGGAGGGCGTTGGCGCCCACCAGGGCGTCCTGATCGGTGCCATCGGGGCGGGCGAGTCCCGCGGCGTTGACGACCACATCTGCACCGGCGAACGAGTCGGCCAGGTAGTCGATGACGGATTCCAGGTCCCGGGCGCGACCCATCAGGTGGTGGACGGTGCGCGCGCTGCTGGAGAGCCGCGGAGCGGAGACGGCCTGGACGGTGTGGCCTTCGGCATGCAGTCGGGCGGTGATCGCCGATCCTGCGAAGCCGGTCGCACCCACGACCCGCCAGTTCCTCGCCGTCATGAGAACTCTCCTGTCTGCAGACCCGCGGACCGCGGCGCCGCGGTCCATCGCTGCTCATCGTACAGAGGCCGCGGATCCGGCAAGTGGATGCAGGAACCGTCCAGGGGAGCCTCAGGCAGGCTCCTGGAGGATCACAGAACGGGCGAAGGCACCGGTGCTAATGTTCCGGAACCCGAGACAGGCTGCGCAGCCCCCGAGCCCCGCGCACCGGTCCTCGGACCCGAATCCTCGATTCCCGTCTGGAGCTGAAGCTGTGCCCGTCTCTGCGAGCGAGCCCGTAGTGGTCGCCGTCGTCGTGAGCTTCAATCGAGCTCGCCTGCTGACGACCACGCTGCAGGGCCTGGCCTCCGGCGAACGCGCACCGGAGACCATCGTGGTCGTGGACAACGCCTCGGACGACGACTCCGTGAGCGTCGTGGAGGACTTCGCCCGCCGCAGCGAGATCGGCGTGGACCTGATCCGCCTGCCGCGCAACGTCGGGGGAGCCGGAGGCTTCGCCGTGGGGATCGATCGAGCGGCCCATCACCACGGCGCGGACCTGATCTGGGTCATGGACGACGACACCGAGCCCCTTCCGCAGGCGCTGTCCGCGGCCGTGGGCGCCTGGCGGGCCTACGACCCCCGCGGCGGCCGCCGTCCCGCCTTCGTGGCCAGCCGCGTGCTGTGGACCGACGGCACCGAGCACCCCATGAACTCGATGATCGAGCGCATCGGAGCCGGTGCCGGGCGCCGTCGGCGGGCCGAGGCCGTGGGCGCCCGCACGATCCGCTCGGGCTCGTTCGTCGCGCTGCTGCTCGACGGCGATGCCGTGCGCGCGACCGCTGCGCCCATCGCCGACTTCTTCATCTGGAATGACGACTTCGAGTTCTCCACACGGCTGGCTCGATGGAGCGATGCCCTCCAGGTGCCGGCCTCCCAGGTCGTGCATCACACGGCCCGGCCGGTGACCACGGACTCGGATCCGGGCCCGCGCTTCTACTACGACGTCCGCAACAAGCTGTGGGTCTTCACCCGCTCGACCTCGCTGGCCCCGTGGGAGAAGGTGCTCTACGGCGGGGCGACCGCGCGGCTGTGGCTGCGGACCCTGCGCGGATCGCAGGAGCGCGGACAGGTCCTGCGGCGGTTGGCCGCAGGCGTTCGGGACTCCCTGAGCGCCCCCCGCAGCAATGCCGAGGTCCTGGACGGCGTGTGGCGGCTCGAAGGAGCGCAGTCGCAGTCGGAGGAGCCCGCCTCCGAGCAGGCCCTGCCCGAGTTCTCCGTGCTCCTGCCGGTCTACGCCGGGGACACCCCGGAGCGCTTCCGCCGTGCGGTGGCCTCCTCCACCCTCGAGCAGACCGTGCGCCCGAGCCAGGTCGTGATCGTGCGCGACGGCCCCGTGGCCCCCGAGATGGCCGCAGCGCTCGAGGAGATCACCGAGCAGCTGCGCTCGGC is from Kocuria palustris and encodes:
- the prfA gene encoding peptide chain release factor 1, which codes for MTEIEAREGTGPLEAILQEHEQLQKRLADPSVHADQLLARRLNRRYAELDRVVGAHRDLQALREGLEAARELAPEAPEFAAEAEQLQGRIDPARERLRRLLIPRDPDDARDAILEIKAGEGGAEAALFAGDLLRMYLRFAESQGWKTEVLSDTPADLGGHKDVQIAVKGRSQDPAEGVWAKLKYEGGVHRVQRVPATESQGRIHTSAAGVLAFPEVDAPEEVEITQNDLKIDVYRSSGPGGQSVNTTDSAVRITHLPTGIVVAMQNEKSQLQNKEAAMRVLRARILAHQQEQLDAEASQARRSQVRTMDRSERVRTYNFPENRIADHRTGYKAYNLDAVLDGALGPVIESAIELDEQHRLQQIGQGAGAQDLG
- a CDS encoding L-threonylcarbamoyladenylate synthase — protein: MNDTSSDRPQNPDDLAAQPRDAIPAEDAEQSLEEAPENVEPEQEAEEQAEAPVPAEFFRIKDERSRGAAVDAARRELARHQVVVMPTDTVYGIAANAFSAEAVQRLLEAKGRDRTMPPPVLIAHSGVLDGLADSVSEEARALAGAFWPGGLTLICHAQASLQWDLGETRGTVALRVPDDPVAQQLLQETGPLAVSSANRTGMTAAVTAEQAREMLGDSVRVYLEDGPRTEGMDPAGEDTADAQPVASTIVDCTGGVPVVVRDGRISLTRLREVVPSVIARDGSSAPSDAEEETAQPDAVSSADGEAADESSVQGPGQRSQDASGEQTGPDQDPAGADEPSGPQGRPEGSGGSTVADPEIGIVEQARAEQDSAAPGPEDFAGASAATGVSAAAAVVAAGGGGGRHGAPDQNRTRPQRRDPESTRPLGVAQASALVARAVPEDQAEASLPQAGVDQQR
- the prmC gene encoding peptide chain release factor N(5)-glutamine methyltransferase, whose product is MAETLAQALRRATARLERAGVPAAEADAVQLAGHLLGLQRGEVAARAIIGADAPKGLDELVERRAAREPLQHIVGTAPFRRLAIQVGPGVFIPRPETELLVELLVERLREDQADGEARPVVVDLCTGSGAIAAAVADEVPHARVHAIELDPQALHWAQRNLEGTRVDLREGDATHAPEDLRGRCAAVVSNPPYVPAREPITQPEVLEHDPAAALWGGGDDGMEMPRRIIAAAAQLLRPAGWCVLEHAESQAEDMQEQMRSSGFEQVQLHQDLTGRPRATSGVLA
- a CDS encoding NAD-dependent epimerase/dehydratase family protein; translated protein: MTARNWRVVGATGFAGSAITARLHAEGHTVQAVSAPRLSSSARTVHHLMGRARDLESVIDYLADSFAGADVVVNAAGLARPDGTDQDALVGANALLPLLILAAAERTSVTRVIHLSTAAVQGSTPCLDETTQTDPFSPYSFSKALAERALLRVLDREADTREGLPELVLLRATSVQGRGRSTTQRLARFAATPLSSVAGDGTAHTPVTSSEALAELVASLGTFKGELPRIVLQPWEGATTASILRDAGRREPLHLPTVLCRAAVRLGYLISSAAGSRWHGPLRRIEVTWFGQQQVPGWVQEHDMLPAPAITPVLRAVHTAQGH
- a CDS encoding glycosyltransferase — its product is MPVSASEPVVVAVVVSFNRARLLTTTLQGLASGERAPETIVVVDNASDDDSVSVVEDFARRSEIGVDLIRLPRNVGGAGGFAVGIDRAAHHHGADLIWVMDDDTEPLPQALSAAVGAWRAYDPRGGRRPAFVASRVLWTDGTEHPMNSMIERIGAGAGRRRRAEAVGARTIRSGSFVALLLDGDAVRATAAPIADFFIWNDDFEFSTRLARWSDALQVPASQVVHHTARPVTTDSDPGPRFYYDVRNKLWVFTRSTSLAPWEKVLYGGATARLWLRTLRGSQERGQVLRRLAAGVRDSLSAPRSNAEVLDGVWRLEGAQSQSEEPASEQALPEFSVLLPVYAGDTPERFRRAVASSTLEQTVRPSQVVIVRDGPVAPEMAAALEEITEQLRSAEPPIDVVRADLPENRGLTAVLRHGLRLCTHEIIARADADDISYPQRFEEQLPLIRDGADLVGASMNEIGDREEVLALRQAPTDPARIARISRLRNPISHPAAVFRRGAVEAVGGYQELPLAEDYWLWVRMMRAGARVRNVAQPLVGYRVSDGAYTRRGGLRVFAAEMQLQSRLFGLGHVGRLELARNVVVRGGYRFIPRRLRERSFRALVSSRRV